The following proteins are co-located in the Vanessa cardui chromosome 15, ilVanCard2.1, whole genome shotgun sequence genome:
- the LOC124535542 gene encoding uncharacterized protein LOC124535542 isoform X1 has product MYMSGFFIISSELSARMTPQEERESSRGAEIADAFEDDMFGPSRTEPAAARPKLSMISARLRANEERKRVIEICSQKLENIEDPARDLRRSVCINNTYCRLSEEARKEKEARRRRAREECDDSWIGKKARRAVEDECLALLDAIPELGDANLGCAQLARQMQDGSRQDALLPPGLLTVLDS; this is encoded by the exons ATGTACATGTCaggattttttattatctccTCTGAATTATCAGCGAG aATGACACCGCAAGAGGAGCGGGAGAGCTCGCGAGGAGCGGAGATTGCGGACGCTTTTGAGGACGACATGTTCGGTCCGTCGCGAACCGAGCCCGCCGCCGCCAGACCCAAACTTTCCATGATCTCCGCACGACTCCGCGCCAACGAGGAGCGCAAGCGAGTTATTGAAATTTGCTCGCAGAAATTGGAAAATATCGAGGACCCTGCACGAGATCTCCGACGCTCTGTGTGTATAAATAACACATATTGCCGTCTTAGTGAAGAAGCTCGTAAAGAAAAGGAAGCCAGAAGACGAAGGGCGAGAGAAGAATGCGATGACTCATGGATAGGAAAAAAGGCTCGGCGTGCCGTCGAGGATGAATGTCTCGCGCTTCTAGACGCAATACCCGAACTAGGCGATGCCAACCTTGGCTGCGCACAGTTAGCGCGGCAGATGCAAGATGGCTCGCGACAAGACGCCCTTTTGCCGCCTGGACTTCTAACAGTGCTCGACTCATGA
- the LOC124535542 gene encoding uncharacterized protein LOC124535542 isoform X2 has protein sequence MTPQEERESSRGAEIADAFEDDMFGPSRTEPAAARPKLSMISARLRANEERKRVIEICSQKLENIEDPARDLRRSVCINNTYCRLSEEARKEKEARRRRAREECDDSWIGKKARRAVEDECLALLDAIPELGDANLGCAQLARQMQDGSRQDALLPPGLLTVLDS, from the coding sequence ATGACACCGCAAGAGGAGCGGGAGAGCTCGCGAGGAGCGGAGATTGCGGACGCTTTTGAGGACGACATGTTCGGTCCGTCGCGAACCGAGCCCGCCGCCGCCAGACCCAAACTTTCCATGATCTCCGCACGACTCCGCGCCAACGAGGAGCGCAAGCGAGTTATTGAAATTTGCTCGCAGAAATTGGAAAATATCGAGGACCCTGCACGAGATCTCCGACGCTCTGTGTGTATAAATAACACATATTGCCGTCTTAGTGAAGAAGCTCGTAAAGAAAAGGAAGCCAGAAGACGAAGGGCGAGAGAAGAATGCGATGACTCATGGATAGGAAAAAAGGCTCGGCGTGCCGTCGAGGATGAATGTCTCGCGCTTCTAGACGCAATACCCGAACTAGGCGATGCCAACCTTGGCTGCGCACAGTTAGCGCGGCAGATGCAAGATGGCTCGCGACAAGACGCCCTTTTGCCGCCTGGACTTCTAACAGTGCTCGACTCATGA